ggtggcgcgctTGTGAGCAACTCTATAGGAGCGTAGGAGTTCTGCATTTTCTAATCAGCACGACTGCGTAGCACAAGAGGCGTGGCCCGGGGGATAAGGGCTTACCTGGATACGTGGCCTCGAGCTTTTCCAGCTTGCGCAGGCGCTGCTTGATCTCGGGACTCATGTCCTGGGCCGATGCGCCGCTTCCTGCACCATCCTCGCTGTCGACTCTCGGCTTGTCTCCGGCCGTGTCCTTGGTAGTGTCTGCATCCTCTTTGGCCTTTggggcctgctcgtcctcccCGTTCTTgaccgcgacgccgtcctttTCGGGGACCTGCGGCTTCGGCGTGCCCGCCCGACTAGGCTCGTCGCTGTCATCAATCACAAATGCGGCCTCAAAGACCGCCGGGTCTGggttcggcggcgccgcgtccgtgTTTGTCGTGTCCGTAGAGGGCTTCTTCGTGCGCGCCGTGCGCtttgcgctgccgccgccgccgccgcgagacgATGTCGAGCCGGACCGGGAGACACCCGCGGCGGTGCTACCCCCTTCGGTGAGCTTTTGTTGGCgggcctgctcctcggcaaTGGTCCGGTCGATTGCGCCTCGAATTCTCTGCACGGAGGGTCATATCAGCGGCCAGCCTGCGTTGGGGAAGTATGCATGTGCCTCTTGGAGCGAGAGCGCACCTGAAACATGATGGTTCTGTCGACCTGTGTCGGTCGACCGCGATCCCTACGCCTTGTGTTGGCGGAACCATGGAGCGATGCTAGCGTTTTACTATGTCGCGGGGAGgctgtactttgtactacAGCTGCGCATGCGGCATTGCTGCGACAGCCAGGGAGGACACGGGCGTGGTTGTTGGAGTAAACCGAGGCTGGCTTGCTTCGTGTTGGCCGCGATATGAATGAAGCTGGGCCGGGGTCCCaacgcagcgcagcacggcATGGCACAGGTGTCCTGTACTGTGGCTCAGCGGGTGCACGGCTGCAGGCAAGGTGCTACAGTCGCAGCCTCCACACAGTGGAGGCCCGTCCCAGGGTGTGGCTGGTGCAGCTCTCCAGCTACTAATAAGGTAGGTAAGCGGGATTCAATGCAGGGATCTGTGCCCACTGGCAGATGGACTGGACGGGACAGTGGAGGTGGTGACCTGAGCTGAGGTGCTGCTGGGTAGGCAGCTTCGGCGAGCCTGGTGAAGCCTGGGTCGCGGTCGCCAATGAGCGAGGTGGCACCTCACCCGCGtgccgccatcccgccagGCGGTCACAGGCTCGTGCCCGCTGTTTTATTAGCGCCacagcccgcccacccgcatcaccgccacgcgagctgctgccgggCGGCAGCTTCCAGGTTGGATGGTTGGTTCTCTCTGACGGGAGCTTCTGTCAACCTCATCACTCACTGTGCAACATCCAACGCTACGCTGCGCTtccacccccccttccccccacAGCGCAACCAGCtcacgcaccaccaccaccaccaccgtcgcccgcgtctcgagcgcgaggcttCCCTTCCGACGGTTGCTCCTTGCATcaccttacctacctacctagaTACCCACCCTCGAGCTCTGCctcgccgtgcagcagcggccgggCACCCAAGaccgtgctgctgcgtggCCCAgcttccttcccccccggGGCCGCCGCTCATCAACTGAGTTGAAccccccgacgacgacatggtgTCCTTTTGGCCGTGGAAGGTTCGTCGACAGACACATGTCACAACACAGttcccccctcttccccctccccgttgtcgcgtcggcctcgcatctgctctgctctgcttgGCGTACTAGCTAACCCGTGGCGTTCGTTCCCGTCGCCTTCCAGAGGgacgcctcctcgaccgcctcgttCGAAAAGACCCTCTCCACCCTCTCCGTCAAGATCGCCGACTCCCAGtcccgcctcgaccgcctccgcgccaGCTCCCGCCGCGTCAAGGTCCTTTGGACCCTCTACCTCGCCTTCGCCTACACCGTCTACGCCATCGtcgtgctcctcgtcgtgggctatgccagcctcggcgccctcgagtggacgggcctcgccggcggccccgtcgtgTACgaccccctccccgtcaCCCTCCCCGTCAACCCCCCATGCAAAGTCGTCGCTAACCCTGCGCTCGCTTGTCCTCCGTATCGTTAGCATCTACCTCGTTCGCGCCCTGACGACGGCGTACTCCACGTTCCGCATCGAGAGCGTCTCGGCTCGcctcaaggagcagcaggacgagCGCGCCAAGACGATCCAGAAACTCAAGGACGCGACAAAATACGACTCcaccctcgagctcctcgagaaatacggcggtggcgacgccggcgactcCCCGCGGGGCAAGAAAACAAAGgcccccggcgacgaggacaacaacgacggcgccgccgccgccgccagcaaaAAGAAGGGCCCACCCGGCCGGACGaacctcccccctcccccaaccGCAAATATCCAGCGCCGACCCCTGGCcacatcgtcgccgccgccttcggcCTCGCACCCCGAGCAGCTAAGCCCCcggcccgacggcgtcggccaccAAGATTCCCTCGACCCCACGGCCGAGTTCGCGCCCAACGCCTTTGCGCACCAGCCTCCACCTCATCCCGCCGCGGACGGCCCGTCGTaccccgcgcagcagcagtacgcgcccccgccgcagGCCGAGCCGCACTGGTACGACCGCATCTTCGACG
This sequence is a window from Purpureocillium takamizusanense chromosome 8, complete sequence. Protein-coding genes within it:
- a CDS encoding uncharacterized protein (COG:S~TransMembrane:2 (i47-72o78-101i)~EggNog:ENOG503NXWE) — protein: MVSFWPWKRDASSTASFEKTLSTLSVKIADSQSRLDRLRASSRRVKVLWTLYLAFAYTVYAIVVLLVVGYASLGALEWTGLAGGPVVIYLVRALTTAYSTFRIESVSARLKEQQDERAKTIQKLKDATKYDSTLELLEKYGGGDAGDSPRGKKTKAPGDEDNNDGAAAAASKKKGPPGRTNLPPPPTANIQRRPLATSSPPPSASHPEQLSPRPDGVGHQDSLDPTAEFAPNAFAHQPPPHPAADGPSYPAQQQYAPPPQAEPHWYDRIFDVLLGEDETAARNRIALICRSCRLVNGQAPPGTRSLAELGPWKCMACGVLNGEVDEGRRIVDEVLDRRAAAPSSPPSASPSAAAAAASSDSDNGHEEDSTAEAAPPSPHGKSTSSEGAGGEAGSPAAGVKARRKSKRNE